In the Streptobacillus moniliformis DSM 12112 genome, one interval contains:
- a CDS encoding PTS sugar transporter subunit IIC, with translation MKKFMDWMENHFVPVATKISSQKHLVAIRDSFIAILPVTMVGSIAVLLNVLFRNIPNEYGFPQVAEFMSPLININGVVWFGSLAILSLVFIIALGYNLASGYKVNPLAGALVAVASFILFLPQEARFMAEINGTMHEVSSWGFLDFNKYLGATGLFSAMVIGFFSTLIYSKLMQAKITIKLPDSVPPAVNRAFSSIIPGVIAIYASATLSYLVTTYTGQTLNDLIAKYIQAPLLGLSQGVFSVILLAFLVQLFWFFGLHGHNVLAPILDGIYQPALLANAEHIAKGGTVDTLPYLWTRGSFDAYLQMGGSGITIALIIAIFIFSKREDHRAVAKLGLPMGVFNINEPMIFGMPIVLNPLYLIPFLSVSTIGAIIAYTATKIGIVPPVFVQVPWVLPPGIYAFFATGGSIAAALVSLFNVFIAFVIWTPFVIMANRIKEN, from the coding sequence ATGAAAAAATTTATGGATTGGATGGAAAATCACTTTGTGCCTGTGGCAACAAAGATTTCTTCCCAAAAGCATTTAGTTGCTATAAGGGATTCATTTATTGCAATTTTACCAGTTACTATGGTTGGTTCTATTGCAGTATTACTTAACGTATTATTTAGAAATATTCCTAATGAATATGGATTTCCACAAGTTGCTGAATTTATGTCACCACTTATTAATATTAACGGTGTTGTATGGTTCGGTTCACTTGCTATTCTTTCATTAGTATTTATTATTGCCTTAGGGTATAATTTGGCTTCAGGATATAAGGTAAATCCACTTGCAGGAGCTTTAGTTGCTGTTGCATCATTTATACTATTTTTACCACAAGAAGCAAGATTTATGGCAGAAATAAATGGAACTATGCATGAAGTTTCATCTTGGGGATTTTTAGATTTTAATAAATATCTAGGTGCTACAGGACTATTTTCTGCTATGGTTATAGGATTTTTCTCAACATTAATTTATAGTAAATTAATGCAAGCAAAAATAACTATTAAATTACCAGATTCAGTACCTCCAGCAGTTAATAGAGCATTTTCATCTATTATTCCAGGTGTTATTGCAATATATGCTTCAGCGACTTTATCATATCTTGTAACTACTTATACTGGGCAAACATTAAATGATTTAATAGCTAAATATATTCAAGCACCTTTATTAGGTCTTTCTCAAGGTGTATTTTCAGTAATATTATTAGCCTTCCTTGTTCAATTATTCTGGTTCTTTGGATTACATGGACATAATGTACTTGCTCCTATACTTGATGGAATTTATCAACCTGCACTACTTGCAAATGCAGAACATATAGCTAAAGGTGGAACAGTTGATACTTTACCATATTTATGGACAAGAGGATCATTTGATGCTTATCTTCAAATGGGTGGTTCTGGAATTACTATAGCATTAATAATTGCAATATTCATATTTTCAAAAAGAGAAGATCATAGAGCAGTTGCAAAACTTGGATTACCAATGGGAGTATTTAATATTAATGAACCAATGATATTTGGAATGCCAATAGTATTAAATCCATTATACTTAATTCCATTTTTATCAGTTTCAACTATAGGTGCAATTATTGCATATACTGCAACAAAAATAGGAATAGTTCCTCCAGTATTTGTTCAAGTTCCTTGGGTATTACCTCCAGGAATATATGCTTTCTTTGCAACAGGTGGAAGTATAGCAGCAGCATTAGTTTCATTATTTAATGTATTTATAGCATTTGTAATATGGACACCATTTGTAATTATGGCAAATAGAATAAAAGAAAATTAA
- a CDS encoding DUF3284 domain-containing protein: MKVKQKINVSAQEFYNFLIENLKHEMKINGKIKEGMKFNVNLKTKTNQIAKSNVEIINLVENSRYTLKYISSLGENIVDYKINELNVDNIEIDYEEIYITKSNFQRYNHIFMEFFYSFFLKRKKKKMLKAVENYLINKRMEKNND; the protein is encoded by the coding sequence ATGAAGGTAAAACAAAAAATTAATGTATCTGCACAAGAGTTCTATAATTTTTTAATTGAAAACTTAAAACATGAAATGAAAATTAATGGAAAAATAAAAGAAGGAATGAAGTTTAATGTAAATCTTAAAACTAAAACTAATCAAATAGCTAAAAGTAATGTAGAGATAATAAACTTAGTAGAAAATTCAAGATACACATTAAAATATATTTCTTCTTTAGGAGAAAATATAGTAGATTACAAAATTAATGAATTAAATGTAGATAATATAGAAATAGATTATGAGGAAATATATATTACTAAGTCTAATTTTCAAAGATATAATCATATATTTATGGAATTTTTTTATTCTTTTTTCTTAAAAAGAAAGAAAAAAAAGATGTTAAAAGCAGTAGAAAATTATTTAATAAATAAAAGAATGGAGAAAAATAATGATTAA
- a CDS encoding glycoside hydrolase family 1 protein, with protein sequence MIKFPENFYWGSSISAEQSEGRFKGDGKGLTTWDKFFEIEPYKFHNGIGPEKTTSMYKYFLDDILLLKATGHNTFRTSISWARLFPKGIGEINEEAVKFYKTYFTTLKENGIDPFVNLSHFDIPLELEEKFGGFSSKEVVDAYSKYARTCFELFGDVVKTWFTFNEPIVSVECGYLKQYHYPMEVDPKKAVQVGYNLALASAKAIKEFKEVIKDGQIGIILNLTPAYPRSNHTSDLKAARIAELFANKSFLDPAVKGSYDEELVEIIRKHDLMPEYSEEELEIIRNNKVDMLGINYYQPLRVKARDSKANDEAPFMPEYYYEHFIMPGRRMNPYRGWEIYPKGLYDIALNIKENYGNIPWFVAENGMGVEGEEKYKIEDMIHDDYRIEFFKEHLQWLHKGISEGSNCKGYLVWTAIDCWSWLNSYKNRYGLIELDLNTNKRYIKKSGYWFNELSKNNGF encoded by the coding sequence ATGATTAAATTTCCAGAAAATTTTTATTGGGGTAGCTCAATAAGTGCTGAACAAAGTGAGGGTAGATTTAAAGGAGATGGAAAAGGGCTTACTACTTGGGATAAATTTTTTGAAATAGAGCCATATAAGTTTCATAATGGTATAGGACCTGAAAAAACTACGAGTATGTACAAATATTTTTTAGATGATATTCTATTATTAAAAGCTACAGGTCATAATACTTTTAGAACTTCAATTTCTTGGGCTAGATTATTTCCGAAAGGAATTGGAGAAATTAATGAAGAAGCAGTTAAATTTTACAAAACATATTTTACTACTTTGAAAGAAAATGGTATAGATCCATTTGTAAACTTATCTCATTTTGATATACCACTTGAACTAGAAGAAAAATTTGGTGGTTTTTCAAGTAAAGAAGTAGTTGATGCCTATAGTAAATATGCGAGAACTTGTTTTGAATTGTTTGGAGATGTAGTTAAAACTTGGTTTACTTTTAATGAACCTATAGTATCTGTAGAATGTGGATATTTAAAGCAATACCATTATCCTATGGAAGTTGATCCTAAAAAAGCAGTTCAGGTTGGATATAATTTGGCACTTGCTTCAGCTAAGGCAATTAAAGAATTTAAAGAAGTAATAAAAGATGGTCAAATAGGAATAATATTAAATTTAACACCAGCTTATCCAAGAAGTAATCATACAAGTGATTTAAAAGCAGCAAGGATAGCTGAATTATTTGCAAATAAAAGTTTTCTTGATCCTGCTGTTAAAGGTAGTTATGATGAAGAATTAGTAGAGATTATAAGGAAACATGATTTAATGCCAGAATATAGTGAGGAAGAACTAGAAATTATTAGAAATAATAAAGTTGACATGTTAGGTATTAACTATTATCAACCATTAAGAGTTAAAGCTAGAGATTCTAAAGCAAATGATGAAGCACCATTTATGCCAGAATATTATTATGAACATTTTATAATGCCTGGTAGAAGAATGAATCCTTATAGAGGTTGGGAAATCTATCCTAAAGGTTTGTATGATATAGCGTTAAATATAAAAGAAAATTATGGTAATATACCTTGGTTTGTAGCAGAAAATGGTATGGGCGTTGAAGGTGAAGAAAAGTATAAAATAGAAGATATGATACATGATGATTACAGAATAGAATTTTTTAAAGAACATTTACAGTGGCTACATAAAGGTATATCTGAAGGTTCAAATTGTAAGGGATATTTAGTGTGGACAGCAATTGATTGTTGGTCATGGTTAAATTCATATAAGAATAGATATGGTCTAATAGAACTTGATTTAAATACAAATAAGAGATATATAAAAAAATCAGGATACTGGTTTAATGAATTAAGTAAAAATAATGGATTTTGA
- a CDS encoding DNA cytosine methyltransferase — protein MTGFPDNFKLNPNNNQAYKQLVNSVVVDVIQLILKQIGYTLNHEYNKVNRVSII, from the coding sequence ATAACGGGCTTTCCTGATAATTTCAAATTAAATCCTAATAATAATCAGGCGTATAAACAATTAGTAAACTCAGTTGTAGTTGATGTAATACAGCTTATATTAAAACAAATAGGTTATACTCTAAATCATGAATACAATAAGGTTAATAGAGTATCTATTATATAA
- a CDS encoding DNA cytosine methyltransferase, with the protein MIKEKKPIVVFLENVKNLAKYDGGKKTNIVKKTMTELGYSFQSSVLNPTNYGIPQNRERIYMICFRNDVDRKIFSFPKPFKLNRFVEDFLLNDNEVDNLIVNRKDLVLNEKADINFNSTFTIRIGIVGKGGQGERIYSPKGIEDYTLENVPE; encoded by the coding sequence ATTATTAAGGAAAAGAAACCTATAGTAGTATTTCTTGAAAATGTTAAAAATCTTGCTAAGTATGATGGAGGGAAAAAAACTAATATTGTAAAGAAAACAATGACTGAACTGGGTTATAGTTTTCAATCTAGTGTTCTTAATCCAACTAATTACGGCATTCCTCAAAACCGTGAACGTATATATATGATATGTTTTAGAAATGATGTTGATAGAAAAATATTCTCATTTCCAAAACCATTTAAGTTAAATAGATTTGTTGAAGATTTTCTACTTAATGATAACGAAGTTGACAACCTAATTGTTAATCGTAAAGATTTAGTACTTAACGAAAAAGCTGATATTAATTTTAACTCTACATTTACAATAAGAATAGGAATTGTTGGTAAAGGTGGACAAGGAGAAAGAATTTATTCTCCAAAGGGAATAGAAGATTACACCCTAGAGAATGTGCCAGAATAA
- a CDS encoding pertactin-like passenger domain-containing protein produces MTCLFFLISILANAKTVDEKINEDVANINEIESKIKYDKSYQDPKDEVHVGDDEKAKFEFNKDFKISKDKIYSKENEVPNSIKVINNANISIEKGTELIKLPEDKYGLMDYSNLMYIVNNKKIESNLQDIDLRSKYVYFKNSKNAILKNSLSKDKKWYHQTYIRSDELTVLDNAGIIYGHTLLHSRIKLSAINRKTGTINNALSMLAHEGELNFKNEGKIIGEKIYTKYMTESTFVNSGMIDVKMFDYNLSESTQDGEDKGTHFLNTKSGVIKSKNMFFTVENLNFQNFGNIESSEKIDISTSSGRIDNNNRIKGNMDITHYDYLKKVLKVNLQNGVLEGDLILNKESDGKTVVTIKSMENVTGNMISNGNNDTLRLIGSGEVTSKDKFKDFEKIHLQNSDWTFSNEEYKVNDEILVENSNLSIKKGKLETKKVINRATSTISALDKSEVIVSDKFLNKGTVSFLKNKSETDIFTVKGNYVGDNGKILMRVDVENKNADIFKVEGSVTGNTGVEISSNSTLNKRMKDKLKLIETKNSTKDTFNLLNPEQGVFKYRLKLEDNKWYLHQYYNKAIIGIIANSIYKVKDDFNLTYNDHNILNNGKLWSKATKMFNKNVFTNDKDYTLNINNDTTNIFMGYDIGEKYIKYGVFGNIGFEKASKGETGVFGLGIYGTWNNKHFYADSWLNYTYLQNKINIKDSYTYGLHGLKASIETGVRGDMYIGKMKLHASLYEQFIYSYVTDPVMKKVEGIKYFGNMNLRSRLGTHLTLFTGLNNINPYMEFNWNYDVNLSGVEIEREKHYYNNSKNTFELKWGLREISFNDKLSVMANITHRFDNIKNRGNGVELGFSYNFM; encoded by the coding sequence ATGACCTGTTTATTTTTTTTAATATCTATTTTAGCAAATGCTAAAACAGTAGATGAAAAAATAAACGAAGATGTAGCAAATATAAATGAAATTGAATCTAAAATTAAATATGATAAGTCTTATCAAGATCCTAAAGATGAAGTGCATGTGGGAGATGATGAAAAAGCAAAGTTTGAATTTAATAAAGATTTTAAAATTTCTAAAGATAAAATATATTCAAAGGAGAATGAGGTCCCTAATAGTATAAAAGTTATAAATAATGCAAATATTTCAATTGAAAAAGGAACAGAACTTATTAAATTACCCGAAGATAAATACGGTTTAATGGATTATTCAAATTTAATGTATATTGTAAATAATAAAAAAATTGAAAGTAATTTACAAGATATAGATTTAAGATCAAAATATGTATATTTTAAAAATTCAAAAAATGCAATATTAAAAAATTCGTTGTCAAAAGATAAAAAATGGTATCACCAAACTTATATTCGGAGTGATGAATTAACAGTTTTAGATAATGCTGGGATAATTTATGGACATACTTTGTTACACAGTAGGATAAAGTTAAGTGCAATAAATAGAAAGACAGGAACAATAAATAATGCTTTATCTATGTTAGCACATGAAGGTGAATTAAATTTTAAAAATGAAGGAAAAATTATAGGTGAAAAAATTTATACAAAATATATGACAGAATCTACATTTGTAAATTCTGGTATGATAGATGTTAAGATGTTTGACTACAATCTTTCAGAATCTACTCAAGACGGTGAAGATAAAGGAACTCATTTTTTAAATACAAAAAGTGGTGTAATTAAATCAAAAAATATGTTTTTTACTGTAGAAAATTTAAATTTTCAAAATTTTGGTAATATAGAATCTAGTGAAAAGATTGACATTAGTACTTCATCTGGAAGAATAGATAATAATAATAGGATTAAAGGTAACATGGATATTACTCATTATGATTATTTAAAAAAAGTTTTAAAAGTTAATTTACAAAATGGGGTATTAGAAGGTGATTTAATCTTAAATAAAGAAAGCGATGGAAAAACAGTAGTTACAATAAAATCAATGGAAAATGTAACAGGAAATATGATAAGTAATGGAAATAATGATACTTTAAGGTTAATAGGAAGTGGAGAAGTAACTAGTAAAGATAAGTTTAAAGACTTTGAAAAGATACATTTACAAAACTCAGATTGGACATTTTCAAATGAGGAGTATAAGGTAAATGATGAAATATTAGTAGAAAATAGTAATTTATCTATTAAAAAAGGAAAATTAGAAACAAAGAAAGTTATAAACCGTGCTACATCAACTATTAGTGCATTAGATAAATCAGAAGTAATAGTATCAGATAAATTTTTAAATAAGGGTACAGTAAGCTTTTTAAAGAATAAATCAGAAACAGATATATTTACTGTTAAAGGAAATTATGTTGGAGATAATGGTAAAATATTAATGCGTGTAGATGTAGAGAATAAGAATGCAGATATATTTAAAGTAGAAGGAAGTGTAACTGGTAATACAGGAGTAGAAATATCAAGTAATTCAACATTAAATAAGAGGATGAAAGATAAACTAAAATTAATAGAAACTAAAAATTCAACAAAAGATACATTTAATTTATTAAACCCAGAACAGGGAGTATTTAAGTATAGATTAAAATTAGAAGACAATAAATGGTATTTACATCAATATTATAATAAAGCAATTATAGGGATAATAGCAAATTCAATTTATAAGGTAAAAGATGATTTTAATTTAACATACAATGATCATAATATATTAAATAATGGAAAATTATGGTCTAAAGCAACAAAGATGTTTAATAAAAACGTATTTACAAATGATAAGGACTATACTTTAAATATAAATAATGACACTACTAATATATTTATGGGATATGATATAGGAGAGAAATATATTAAGTATGGGGTTTTTGGCAATATAGGATTTGAGAAAGCCTCTAAAGGAGAAACAGGAGTATTTGGATTAGGTATATATGGAACATGGAATAATAAACATTTCTATGCAGATAGTTGGCTAAATTACACATATTTACAAAATAAGATAAATATAAAAGATTCTTATACATATGGATTACATGGGTTAAAGGCTTCAATAGAAACTGGAGTAAGGGGAGATATGTATATAGGTAAGATGAAATTACATGCAAGTCTTTATGAACAATTTATATATAGTTATGTTACAGATCCAGTTATGAAAAAGGTAGAGGGGATAAAATATTTTGGTAATATGAATTTAAGATCTAGATTAGGTACACATTTAACATTATTTACAGGACTTAATAATATAAATCCATATATGGAATTTAATTGGAATTATGATGTAAACTTATCAGGAGTTGAAATAGAAAGAGAAAAACATTACTATAATAATAGTAAGAATACATTTGAATTAAAATGGGGATTAAGAGAGATAAGTTTTAATGATAAGTTGAGTGTGATGGCAAATATAACTCATAGATTTGATAATATAAAAAATAGAGGTAATGGGGTAGAATTAGGATTTTCGTATAACTTTATGTAA
- a CDS encoding ABC transporter substrate-binding protein: protein MKKIFLILALLGILLFFFLNKKERADYRIGISQIVDHPALNATRNGFKDELKANKINALFIETNANGDISTLVLNTRKLINQKVNLIYAIATPTAQVSQNSTSEIPIVISAVTDAKSAGLINKNITGVLDSVDIEKQILLLKDVMPKIKRLGIIYSSAEQNSLIQVENLRRITEKYKIELIERSVSQINEIAIATESILKEVDALYTPADNLVASTINVIADKAKEAKKITIGAEKSHVDAGILMTLGIDYYELGKEAGKIAIRVMKGEKPETIEIKGMDNLKFEYNKDTAKLLGLEF from the coding sequence ATGAAAAAAATATTTTTAATATTAGCTCTTTTAGGTATTTTACTATTTTTCTTTTTAAATAAGAAAGAAAGAGCAGATTATAGAATAGGTATAAGTCAAATAGTAGACCATCCAGCATTAAATGCTACAAGAAATGGGTTCAAAGATGAATTAAAAGCTAATAAAATTAACGCCTTATTTATAGAAACAAATGCAAATGGGGATATTTCAACACTAGTATTAAATACTAGAAAGCTAATAAATCAAAAAGTTAATTTAATATATGCTATTGCTACACCAACTGCACAGGTTTCACAAAATAGTACAAGTGAAATACCTATAGTTATTTCGGCTGTTACAGATGCTAAATCTGCAGGGTTGATAAATAAAAATATTACAGGAGTTTTAGATTCTGTTGATATAGAAAAACAAATATTACTTTTAAAAGATGTAATGCCTAAAATTAAAAGATTGGGAATAATATATAGTTCTGCTGAACAAAATTCTTTAATTCAAGTAGAAAATTTAAGAAGAATAACAGAAAAATATAAAATTGAATTAATTGAAAGATCAGTGAGTCAAATTAATGAAATAGCAATTGCTACTGAATCTATATTAAAAGAAGTAGATGCTTTATATACACCAGCAGATAATTTAGTAGCTTCAACTATAAATGTTATAGCAGATAAGGCAAAAGAGGCTAAAAAAATAACAATAGGTGCTGAAAAATCACATGTTGATGCAGGAATATTAATGACTTTAGGAATAGATTATTATGAATTAGGAAAAGAAGCTGGTAAGATAGCTATAAGAGTTATGAAAGGTGAAAAACCTGAAACTATAGAAATAAAGGGTATGGATAATTTGAAATTTGAGTATAATAAGGACACTGCTAAATTACTAGGATTGGAGTTTTAG
- a CDS encoding ABC transporter permease: MDSLMIFITLLPESIKFGLIYSIMVMGVYITYKILDFPDLTVDGSFTLGGFTFAATMIAFPSHPIIGLIFAAIAGTIAGLITGILHVKYGINKLLSGIITMTALYSINARILNKPNVFLENQQSWFYIITYEKYFTIFIIISIILLFIKVLYDRRIKPDKDVLKSLMIYIVIYIFSIGYVYYSKDISMYLLLIIVFVIKLIMDYILTSKFGLILRALGDNEVLVSNLGVSVSKVKIIGLMLSNLLVASSGAFFAQYIKVVDLSSSVGTIIIGLASIIFGMGVIKRSRSINNISIVILGSIIYYIIINFALNSSSITDELFYALGFSQDLISKLSIKPTDVKIITAVFLAIILAVGKKRGKGNA, encoded by the coding sequence ATGGATTCTTTGATGATTTTTATAACCTTACTTCCTGAATCCATTAAGTTTGGACTAATTTACTCTATTATGGTAATGGGAGTGTATATAACATACAAAATATTAGATTTCCCAGATTTAACAGTAGATGGTTCATTTACTTTGGGAGGGTTTACTTTTGCGGCAACTATGATAGCATTTCCTAGCCATCCTATAATAGGTTTAATATTTGCAGCCATAGCAGGAACTATAGCTGGCCTTATAACAGGTATTTTACATGTAAAATATGGAATAAATAAATTACTTTCAGGTATAATAACAATGACAGCCTTGTATAGTATAAATGCAAGAATACTTAATAAACCTAATGTATTTTTAGAAAATCAACAAAGTTGGTTCTATATTATAACTTACGAAAAATACTTCACTATATTCATAATAATTTCAATAATACTACTATTTATCAAGGTTTTATACGATAGAAGAATAAAACCAGATAAAGATGTATTAAAAAGTTTAATGATATACATAGTAATATACATATTTTCAATAGGCTATGTATATTATAGTAAAGACATTTCAATGTATTTATTATTAATAATAGTCTTTGTTATAAAGTTAATAATGGATTACATTTTAACATCTAAGTTCGGATTAATACTTAGAGCTTTAGGGGATAATGAAGTACTTGTTTCTAATTTAGGAGTAAGTGTAAGTAAGGTTAAGATTATAGGGTTAATGTTATCTAATTTACTTGTAGCAAGTTCTGGAGCATTTTTTGCTCAATATATTAAAGTGGTAGATCTTTCTTCATCTGTAGGGACAATAATTATAGGTCTTGCCTCAATAATATTTGGTATGGGTGTAATTAAAAGAAGTAGATCTATAAATAATATATCAATAGTAATTCTTGGTTCAATTATTTACTATATTATCATTAACTTTGCACTTAATTCATCATCAATTACAGATGAATTATTCTACGCATTAGGATTTAGTCAAGATTTAATATCTAAATTATCAATAAAACCAACTGATGTTAAAATAATTACAGCAGTATTTCTTGCTATTATACTTGCAGTAGGAAAGAAAAGAGGTAAAGGTAATGCTTAA
- a CDS encoding ABC transporter ATP-binding protein, whose product MLKMINLNKKFYSELGEEKIVFDNLNFEANAGDFITVIGSNGAGKSTFLNTLSGEIELDSGEIFLEGNNIEKLKAYKRANLISKVHQNVSSGTAPSMTVLENMSMAYNKGKKFGFGFGLEISKIEEFKESLKTLGLGIENQLETNVGLLSGGQRQCLSLLMSTFNKPKLLLLDEHTAALDPETAKIILEKTSEIVKSNKNLITFMITHNMEDAIKYGNRLIMLHKGNIIFDIRDEEKNNLTVEKLLEMFKNKEITTSDNEIF is encoded by the coding sequence ATGCTTAAAATGATAAATTTAAATAAAAAATTCTATAGTGAATTAGGAGAAGAAAAAATAGTATTTGATAATTTAAATTTTGAAGCAAATGCTGGAGATTTTATTACTGTTATAGGGTCTAATGGTGCAGGAAAATCTACATTTTTAAATACATTAAGTGGTGAGATAGAATTAGATAGTGGAGAGATATTCCTTGAAGGGAATAATATAGAAAAACTTAAAGCATATAAGAGGGCGAATTTAATTTCTAAAGTTCACCAAAATGTTTCAAGTGGAACAGCACCTTCTATGACAGTGTTAGAAAATATGTCTATGGCATATAATAAGGGGAAGAAATTTGGATTTGGTTTTGGACTTGAAATATCTAAAATAGAAGAATTTAAAGAAAGTCTTAAAACACTAGGTTTAGGAATAGAAAATCAACTTGAAACAAATGTTGGATTACTTTCTGGTGGACAAAGACAATGTTTATCACTTTTAATGTCAACTTTTAATAAACCGAAATTATTATTACTTGATGAACATACAGCTGCACTTGATCCAGAAACTGCAAAAATTATACTTGAAAAAACAAGTGAAATAGTTAAATCTAATAAAAATTTAATAACATTTATGATTACACATAATATGGAAGATGCAATAAAATATGGAAATAGATTAATAATGTTACATAAAGGGAATATAATATTTGATATAAGGGATGAAGAAAAAAATAATTTAACTGTAGAAAAATTACTAGAAATGTTTAAAAATAAGGAAATTACTACGAGTGATAACGAAATATTTTAA
- a CDS encoding tyrosine-protein phosphatase, with amino-acid sequence MKKTILLLLLALSCYIYSSETALLISKEKNMYKIDGGVYRSQQLESEDLSIINELGIKTIINLRFFNRDKDKKIFKETDLILINNPLKTWNITPKEVAQILYDIEKSKENGAVLFHCYHGSDRTGLISGMYRIIYQDYEIDEALLELVQGSYGFHKIWSNIPKMFNENTVTEIKNEIFNLKNQKLKILD; translated from the coding sequence ATGAAAAAAACTATATTATTACTTTTACTTGCCCTATCTTGCTATATATATTCAAGTGAAACTGCTTTATTAATCAGCAAAGAAAAGAATATGTATAAAATAGATGGTGGAGTATATAGAAGTCAACAATTAGAATCAGAAGATTTATCAATTATTAATGAACTTGGGATAAAAACTATAATAAACTTGAGATTTTTTAATAGAGATAAGGATAAGAAAATATTTAAAGAAACTGATCTAATATTAATAAATAATCCTTTAAAAACATGGAATATAACACCTAAAGAAGTAGCCCAAATTCTATATGACATAGAAAAGTCAAAAGAAAATGGAGCAGTACTATTTCATTGTTATCATGGTTCAGATAGAACAGGTCTAATTTCAGGTATGTATAGAATAATATATCAAGATTATGAAATAGATGAAGCTTTACTAGAGTTAGTACAAGGGTCTTATGGATTTCATAAAATATGGTCAAATATACCTAAAATGTTTAATGAAAACACAGTTACAGAGATAAAAAATGAAATATTTAATTTAAAAAATCAAAAATTAAAAATACTTGATTAG
- a CDS encoding PTS sugar transporter subunit IIB encodes MKVLAVCGSGTGTSMILKTTMKKIVDKGIKIEIDTCTIDELSKKIEGVDIVVCSDKLAPKVDAKDKKLISVKNILDDVEVLEKLNETGLI; translated from the coding sequence ATGAAAGTATTAGCTGTATGTGGAAGTGGAACTGGAACAAGCATGATTTTAAAAACTACAATGAAAAAAATTGTAGATAAGGGAATAAAAATTGAAATTGATACTTGTACTATAGATGAATTATCAAAAAAAATAGAAGGAGTAGATATAGTAGTTTGTTCAGATAAATTAGCACCTAAAGTTGATGCTAAAGATAAAAAACTAATTTCAGTTAAAAATATTTTAGATGATGTTGAAGTTTTAGAAAAATTAAATGAAACAGGATTGATATAA